In Hemiscyllium ocellatum isolate sHemOce1 chromosome 2, sHemOce1.pat.X.cur, whole genome shotgun sequence, a single window of DNA contains:
- the vldlr gene encoding very low-density lipoprotein receptor: MTPLRVVLLLLAVCMYQCRHVHGSRVSCEASQFQCRNGRCIPSVWKCDGDEDCSDGSDEASCAKKTCGASDFVCHDGHCVPSRWQCDGDADCEDGSDESPEVCHMRTCRVNEVSCSSGSTQCIPIPWRCDGERDCSDGGDEANCGALTCSTQEFTCSSGRCVSKTFVCNGEDDCGDGSDEKDCAPPTCGPHEFQCNSSECIPLQWVCDSDVDCADHSDELPERCGHALLPTVKCTTGEIQCASGECIHRRWYCDGDADCRDGSDEANCPPQTCRPDNFRCADGSCIHGSRQCNGFRDCHDGTDEINCKNVSECTGPTNFKCHSGECIDMTLVCNQQQDCQDWSDEPLKECNLNECLVNNGGCSHVCRDLVVGYECDCPAGFELADRKTCGDVDECQNPSVCSQICINLKGGYKCECYEGYQMDPANGVCKAVGKEPYLMFTNRRDIRKIGLEHKEYTEVVEQLRNTVALDADVAEQRLFWADLGERAIFSTSLDQRSSDGHFKIAGDVKIPVGIAVDWIYKNIYWTDLGFKSISVTTFDGTKKKTLFDTDLREPASIAVDPLNGFVYWSDWGEPAKIEKAGMNGVDRQLLVSRDIQWPNGIALDLVKSRLYWVDSKMHTLSSVTLNGEDRRRVVLSHEFLAHPFAVAVFEDRVFWTDGENEAIYGANKFTGQDMVLLAFNLNEPQDIIVYHQLVQPSGTNWCNEKVRNGGCEHMCLPAPQINSHSPKYTCVCPHGMVLAQDGLQCKIGTTSTGRAHIPPSSASHLMSTALPGSRGTNVSVPLQVSHFEKGSTTVWIIIPVLLVAIACVAGYIAWRNWQNKNTKSMNFDNPVYLKTTEDNLNIDINKQSQAVGHTYPAISIVNTEDDSA, from the exons ATGACTCCTCTCCGTGTGGTTTTGCTGCTGCTAGCAGTGTGTATGTATCAGTGCAGACATGTACATG GCTCGCGTGTATCTTGTGAGGCATCCCAATTCCAGTGCCGGAATGGTCGCTGCATTCCCTCGGTATGGAAATGTGATGGTGATGAAGATTGCTCAGATGGAAGTGATGAAGCTTCCTGTG CCAAGAAAACATGTGGTGCTTCAGACTTTGTGTGCCATGATGGACACTGTGTGCCCAGTAGGTggcagtgtgatggtgatgcagaTTGTGAAGATGGATCAGATGAAAGTCCAGAAGTCTGTC ACATGAGAACTTGTCGGGTCAATGAAGTCAGCTGCAGCTCTGGATCTACTCAGTGCATCCCTATTCCCTGGAGATGTGATGGTGAAAGAGATTGTAGTGATGGTGGAGATGAAGCAAACTGTG GTGCTCTTACTTGCAGTACACAAGAATTTACATGTTCCAGTGGTAGATGTGTTTCCAAGACCTTTGTCTGTAATGGTGAAGATGACTGTGGTGATGGAAGTGATGAGAAAGACTGTGCACCACCCACCTGTGGCCCACATGAATTTCAGTGCAATAGTTCAGAATGTATTCCTCTACAATGGGTATGTGACAGTGATGTTGACTGTGCTGATCACTCCGATGAATTGCCAGAACGCTGTGGCCATGCACTCCTTCCCACTGTAAAATGCACTACTGGTGAAATCCAGTGTGCTTCAGGTGAATGCATCCATCGTAGATGGTACTGTGATGGAGATGCTGACTGCAGAGATGGAAGCGATGAAGCAAATTGCC CTCCACAAACATGTAGACCAGATAACTTCAGATGTGCTGATGGAAGCTGTATTCATGGAAGCAGGCAATGTAATGGATTTAGAGACTGCCATGATGGTACTGATGAGATCAACTGCAAGAATG TTTCAGAATGTACTGGTCCAACTAACTTCAAGTGCCACAGTGGAGAATGCATCGATATGACTCTAGTATGTAATCAGCAGCAGGATTGCCAGGACTGGAGTGATGAACCCCTCAAAGAATGTA ATTTGAATGAATGTCTAGTTAACAATGGAGGATGCTCTCATGTCTGCAGAGATCTTGTTGTTGGTTATGAATGTGATTGCCCTGCTGGCTTTGAGTTGGCTGACAGAAAAACATGTGGAG ATGTTGATGAATGCCAAAACCCTAGTGTATGCAGTCAAATCTGCATCAACTTGAAAGGAGGTTACAAATGTGAGTGCTATGAAGGATATCAAATGGATCCAGCTAATGGAGTTTGCAAGGCCGTAG GTAAAGAACCTTATTTAATGTTTACTAATCGGCGTGATATCAGGAAAATCGGACTGGAGCACAAGGAGTACACTGAAGTAGTTGAGCAACTGAGAAACACTGTAGCACTGGATGCTGATGTTGCAGAGCAAAGACTCTTCTGGGCTGACTTGGGAGAACGGGCAATTTTCAG TACTTCTCTGGATCAAAGGAGTTCAGATGGCCACTTCAAAATTGCTGGTGATGTTAAAATCCCTGTGGGGATTGCTGTGGACTGGATTTACAAGAACATCTACTGGACTGATCTGGGCTTTAAAAGTATCTCTGTAACCACTTTTGATGGAACCAAAAAGAAGACTCTCTTTGACACTGATCTAAGGGAGCCAGCTTCTATCGCTGTTGATCCACTAAATGG ATTTGTTTACTGGTCAGACTGGGGTGAGCCTGCAAAaatagagaaagcaggaatgaatGGTGTGGATCGACAGCTTTTGGTTAGCAGAGACATCCAATGGCCCAATGGAATTGCACTTG ATCTTGTGAAAAGCCGTCTCTATTGGGTTGACTCAAAAATGCACACCCTATCCAGTGTGACCCTAAATGGAGAAGATAGAAGAAGAGTGGTCTTGTCACATGAGTTCCTTGCTCATCCTTTTGCTGTTGCTGTGTTTGAA GACCGTGTCTTCTGgactgatggagaaaatgaagcTATCTATGGTGCTAACAAGTTCACAGGACAAGATATGGTGTTGCTTGCTTTCAATCTTAATGAACCACAAGATATCATAGTTTATCATCAACTTGTGCAGCCATCAG GAACCAACTGGTGcaatgagaaagtgaggaatggagGCTGTGAACACATGTGCCTGCCAGCTCCCCAAATTAACAGCCATTCTCCCAAGTACACCTGTGTATGTCCCCATGGTATGGTGCTAGCGCAAGATGGCCTACAATGTAAAATAG GAACTACAAGTACTGGACGTGCTCACATTCCACCTTCCTCTGCTTCCCATCTAATGTCAACTGCACTTCCAGGCTCTAGAG GTACAAATGTGAGTGTTCCACTCCAAGTGAGCCACTTTGAGAAAGGATCCACCACTGTCTGGATTATTATTCCTGTTT TGCTTGTAGCAATAGCCTGTGTAGCTGGTTACATTGCATGGCGCAACTGGCAAAACAAGAATACAAAAAGTATGAACTTTGATAATCCTGTCTACTTGAAAACCACAGAAGACAACTTGAACATTGATATCAATAAGCAAAGCCAAGCAGTTGGCCACACTTACCCTGCA ATCTCCATTGTCAACACAGAAGATGATTCAGCATGA